The following are encoded together in the Buteo buteo chromosome 24, bButBut1.hap1.1, whole genome shotgun sequence genome:
- the CYSTM1 gene encoding cysteine-rich and transmembrane domain-containing protein 1 isoform X2, with the protein MNYENPPPYPGPGPTAPYPPYAQQPGGPPGPYPGYPPGPTGPYQPGQAGYQGYPQYGWQNAPPPPGPVYADGPKNTVYVVEERRRDDTGESACLTACWTALCCCCLWDMLT; encoded by the exons ATGAACTACGAAAATCCTCCACCTTACCCTGGCCCGGGTCCAACTGCCCCTTACCCACCCTATGCACAACAACCGGGTGGTCCTCCTGGCCCATACCCAGGCTATCCTCCTGGACCTACTGGGCCATACCAGCCAGGCCAGGCAGGTTATCAAGGTTATCCCCAGTATGGATGGCAAAACGCACCTCCGCCTCCAGGACCAGTGTATGCAGATGGGCCTAAAAACACAG TGTACGTCGTGGAGGAGCGGCGGAGAGATGACACGGGCGAGAGCGCCTGCCTGACGGCATGCTGGACCgcgctctgctgctgctgcctctgggaCATGCTGACCTGA